CAGCACAGCGGTCACTGCTGGCCTGGGCGCTGCTGTGTGGCCGACGGGGGACTTGGCCGGGTTTGGATAATTTTTATTATGCCACCGGTCACCAACTGAAAAAACGGTGTTGAACTGTAGACATTTCTGCAGTATTTGAACGTATGCATTATAGAGCAGAAATGTACACTTGCAAAATATCTTCATGATCAGTTTTTAATAACCTAATTTACattgttaagtttttttttttttttaaatgttttcttttgatgcGGCTGAGAAATGTGGACTGCGTTTATGAACGGTTCGGGGCTGCAAGGTGGGGGCGGTGCTGGTGGGGGCTACGTCCCGTCTCAGGGATGGGAGTTTGTACCGTGCTCTGGGAtggagaggacagacagaggcaGGGGCAAAAGCCGCAGCCCGCTGAGGAGGATCTCCTCTCCGCCCACTGTCTTCAGTCAGCTCTACGAGACCCAGTTTGGTACTACTTCACCGGGCGGAGGAGAAAGTGGAGCAGGGACGCAGCTCGAAGTCCTCAGGGGACAAATGTGGCCAGGTCCCGAAccccagcagcaacagcagacaCAACACACGAGGCTCAAAAAGaaatttgaggatttgaaaAAGCGACACGTGCAGGAAAAAGGAGAATGGATGCGCGAGAAGGAATCATTGTTGAGAGAAGTGGCTGACATACAAGTAATTGGAAGTATTTACTTGTCCTGTGAAAAGTAAACGttgtcctgtctgtctgcactcttttaacaatgtatttgttgtgttgtgttacaGCTATCTATAATATTCCCAGAATATTATATATCAGGGCTCCAAATTCAAAATGTGATAATTTGACATACCAGTGTATGCATCAATATATGATTAAGTATTGAGTTTGTCCTTAAGTCTTCAGTAATTTGCTGTTGTTGGTTGAAAATGATATACTGTGCAATTTGGGAAGGCAGACACAGTTCATCTGGCATATTTGGTTGACATTGCTGCCAACACTGTTTTTCCCATGCAGGGAGGGGAGAACCGGAGGATTCTGCTGGACCTGAAGACGGTTTTGGAGGAAGTGCAGGCAGaggtgaagagagaggaggagaagaggagtgAGCTCCAGCTGCAGTACACCAGAGACAGATGTGCCTGGGAGCTGGAGAAGGCTGAGCTCCAATGCAGGATTGCACAGGTAACTGAGGGATGATGATGacggtgatgatgatgtgtggGTTGGATCTGGTAGTGCATTTAAAAGCATCTGCAAAAAGTATTTTGTCAGTTGCAGCGtgttagtgcatgtgtgtgtatattcatacatttttatgtgCATACACAATATGAATGCAAGTATCCAAAAACAATGTAACGTTAATCTTGTTTAGTAGCAACACATATTGCAcataaactgtttttctttgattcATTTCTAAGTTGCTCCTCTTGTGtattatgtttgtgtattttctctCGTCTCTGGATGTCTGGCTTGTAGTTTGGTGTAAATTGGGATGGCCATGTTTGCCACCCACATGGCAGGGTGATAAGTCACCCTGGAACTCATCCAACTCAAGCCCTCAGCTTAGACAAAAGATTTGCACTGAGGAGATGAACTTGGTTATCCCAGCACagccagacacacagacactccGCTTGGCTTTTAACAGCTTTCTGTAAGCAGATGAAATATTAACCTATTGTTACTTTGGACAGCTGCTGTTAAGCGTGTCTTGAAATGGGCAGAGAATACTTTCAGAGTTAAGTTTGCATACCAGTGCCACGCTGTGTCAGGCATTGCATGGATCACTTGACAGACCGTGCATAGTTATTCCTCAAAGCAATGCGGCTTTAGagatttagctttttttttttttttttttttttgtagttatATCAGAAGATGGATTTATTTCGTTGGCCTCAAGTAGAAGTCTGTCCAAATCTAATCAGGCtgtttcacatttcattcaaaaaatgGAAAGTTTTAATTCTGTGAAATTTGTTCAGTGAGTCAGATTTATCTGCgtgctttctctttcttcatgtcTCTGTGCTTGTTATATCTGTAGTTTTGTGATGTTGCGACTTCAATCTCTTTATCTTGAGCCCCGATTCCTATCACAAACTTAAACCTGATTGGTCGTGCATTCACCCATCCGCAcagctctctccttctgttgTCCTCTGAAGCTCGAAGAAAAATCAAGTGCTTCTCTGAGTCAAGTGATGCAGCTCTGAAATTCCATAATGTGGTGCTGGAAATTAACAAGGTGGCGCGATGATACTGCAGAGCAGTTGGCCAAGAAGACCGATGACACGATGACGTGGGAATGCAACACAGTAGCATAGTTTTACCAGATcacagctctcacacacacatagatggTTTTAACCGCCATAATGTAATTTCCTCTGTGTGAGTAGATGGCACAATGTTACCGTTCAGCTCTTCTTTTTGTCCCTCTGGTCGCTAGGCCTTGCTACAGTGTAGTTGACAAAGAGCcttataaaaacagacatttactgttctgctttgtgtttgtaaaaCCCTGTGAGGCAGTTGGAGAAGGAGGCTTAATCTACTCCAGGAGCTTATACTATTTtgccaatacacacacatggttGGGACAGAAGAGATGTCTCTCTTCTTTATATATTTGCCAAGTGCTCATGGTAGTCTGTTTATGTGCATGAACAAACAATGTGTAAACAACCAAATCCACTTATTTCTCACTCATGGACACCAAATTTTAAtggaacatgcacacacacacatatacacacacacacatgcagacactcAAATAGATTTTCCTATATTGATTGCACAAACAGACCAAGAGAAATGTGACTTGGGATGAAGCTATGCTGGGTGGGGTTAGCTTCCATTTGTAAAAGTTGTTTTGTCCTGATACCACATCCTGCCACAGTGTACACTTTTGGGTACATGTTTACCAAGTGCTAATCTAAGGCTGCTCATCAGGTTCAGAATACATCAAGTCCAAGGTTTCTAAAATCAGTTGTAGCTCAGGAATCAAATGACTAATTTACAGACTTTAGAGTACATTTGCAACAGGTCTATAACCAAATTTTGGTCTCTTTTAGTTTGAGAAAGTAGCATTACATGTAATTTGGCTGCTGATGTTAGACTAGATTCATGATTTTGGGAATTCAGACTGAATGGCCGTatcatttcacttcattcatttatatatcaGTTGCTGAACAAATCAGAGATGTGGGCGGcgattcagaggtctggagaAATGCATGCAAATGAGTACAAGGAGGTCAGTAGAGCAAAATGGGTGTAACTTCATTTCACTTCGAAGTGAAATGTGAACAATTTCAACACAGATAAGAAACTCCACACATTGCTTTCACTTCACCAGTGCAGAGGACAGCCCATTTTTTATCAGAGGATGTGGAGGAGGCAGGAGGTAATTGTTGGGGCAAGTTGAACTCTGATAGTGATCATGCTGATGACAATCCAGAATAGTGCTGAGTTGAAAAGTAACGGTAGAATTAGCATGTTTGCCTGAGAAGAGCCATTCAGTGCAATCAGCTGAATGAGACATGCAGTCTAACCTAAATCTTGGAAACCTGAATGAACCTGCTAGCATTCCACAGCTAGCTGGACTGTTTCGCTTTCGTCCGCTCATTATTGCACTTTGACGAGAGACTTTGAAAGCGGTAGCACACAACTGGAGGGAGGCGGCCAGAATACTGTAGAGGATTATCCAAGCAGCCAAGTGTATTATACAAACCTGAAGTTAGTGTATGGAGGATGTGCTTAAGGGCTTTAAGCTCCTGGGTCCTGTGAGTTGGAATTTTAAGAGAAGCCACAAGTGAAATGGCATTTGTTCATCTTCATAGTGAAGGCATTATCTGTTCTCAATCAGGAGACTAAATTGCTACTGCATGTAATTGCCTTATAAGTACAGTTTCATGCGTGAAAATTCCAAGtcttacattttttacatatttttagataCGATTAGCAGTCCCTCTGTTAGTCATTTGATCGGTCACAAAACTGAAGCTTTAAGCTGCAAACAGTGTTGCCACATCaccatttctttttaaatgtgacttgTTTGGTCTAATCCCAAGTGAATCGATTTAGCATCAACATGGTTTCAGTTTATCACCAGTTGCTTGTTCTACTCGATATTTTAATTACACACCTCTTTCCTCAGGGTGTTATGTCTGTGaatgtatctactgtatattgtaaCATCCTTTTCGGGCACTTGTACCACCAAATACCATGCAAGCATCCAAGGTCTGAGGAAGAAGGCTTAGGCCGGATATTTCCAAGCATATTTCTCCACATGACATGCCAATGATTTATGAAAGCTGCTGGCTAGGAGACATCTCACTCGGCCTTAGCAGCCaactccccctcctcttttACCTCGTCTCCCCACCTCCCCTAGGAATGTGACATTGTACAAGGCTGTGTGTCCGCTATTTATAGTGGGTCACCGTGGTGACACAGTTACCTTTATATACCCTGTGCCATACAGTGACAGACAGGGTGGTCAAGAGTAGCTGCAGAAGGCTCGTTGAGACTGAATTTAagttgcgtgtgtgtgcacgagTGTGTTTGATGTGATGCTGGGTCCCTGTTTGCATGCACAGTTCCTCCAGAATTTCCTTTAAGAAGCCAGTTTGCCATTGCTTTCTCTGTCAATGATAAATGGACTTAAGCTATTTATTTGGGCTCCAACCATCTTGTTTTTGCACTTTcactatttgtttatatttgtatgtttaaATAGACTGTGGACGGTACCCATCATCACCAATCTGTAATTGTGGATAACTTCGAGAAGAGCCACAGGCAAACAGAAAGGGTTCACTTGTTTTTCTACACCATAATTTCTTGACCCCAGTCCACAGGCAGAAATAGCACCATGACCGGGGCTTGTAAGAAGGCTTTGGTCGATGTCTGTGACTGAACACTGAAATAACACACTCAGGCATGCTCGTATGcattctctccctctttctaacacacacacacacacacacacggacatacacacaaacacagaggcacATGCGTAAATGCACATGCACAGGCGTTGTCTTGGGCTCATTCCAGGCCTAAAGCCAAcatttttcccccttttttttactAACAACAAAAATGCACATATTTACCACAGAATATACAGATTTAGGTCTGAAAACACACCctcattttttaacaatttaaaaGAGGATTACCTCTAAATCAAAGAATTACATTATGTTATTATAGAGCTAGAGGACATTTCAGGATAGCTTTCCCAACACTATTATCTTATCTAAAGGTACAAATCAGACTAACTAGGCTTTAAACTTTGATCTAATCAAATTGTCTGTtgttctgctcctttgttgacAGTGAACTAGAGTCTGACTCAGTAGCACAGTCTTAATTGGGGCATAGTTTTGCAGACTCTCTTATTTATTCTCATTCATTCTCTCTAAAGTCATCACATGTTTTTGGCTCAAATTTTTGGCCCTTACGGAGTGAAATTCCCAGGGGAAATGCCCAGGGCTTTTCACTTGAAAAGGACATTGAATAGTGGCACTATACTAAtattctcattaaaacaaaaatgtcaaactgacCTAATCAAATTGGCATTTTTGTAATAATAAGAAATATTGAAAAGAATCAGGAGTTTGGCCTTATTTGTATCGAGAGATTGTGTCTGCATGTATCACTGTTTTCTAGAAAAACTAGTACGCGAGAGTGTTGTTTGACTGAGGACGCATCCTCTGCAGACATATTTTGCTGTGCCTAAATCTGCCGCATCCTGAACTGTATCCTGTGTTAGTGAAGAACCATAGAAAAGAGACTTGAACTCTGAACCCATGAACCCCGTGTGTGAGTTCTCACAGGATATTTTCATCTTTCAATCCTCTatcttttctccctcttccctcctctgaACCCACTCACACTCGTCCCTGTGGTGCATTATTCCCCCACTTCCTCCACCTTCTCTTCCTGCCGCTCCTTCATTCTCTTAATTCCACTTTTAACAATTTCTCTTCCCTCTGCCTTGCTGCTCTTGTCATCTGGCTTTCATCCTCCTTTCCTCCAATCTATCCCTTTATCACCACTGACtgttttctctcactgtctcccCCACTCTGCCTTTCCATCTCCCTGCTCccttcactctcctcctctgtgccTCCTGAACTCcctgtctgtttctttctcttcagtTGGAGGCTAGAGAGCGTGCTGAGTTGGTCAGCGGAGGGGTCCAGTTAGCAGCAGGTCCTGGCACTGTGGCGTCACGGAGCAATCGAGAGCAGCACGACGAGACTTCAACGCTCCGCCGGGAGAGGGAAGCGCAGCGGAGGCTCCTGGCAGACACACACTCGACGGCCATGGACCTGCGCTGTCGCCTGGAGCACAATGAGAGAGACTGGTCAAGGGAGaaagctgagctgctggagAGGTTTGACGTGGAGAGGAGGGAATGGGAGAGCCAGCTAAAAGATATGcaaaagaaaatagaagagGTAAGATGGCTGAATAATAATATTTCTACACGTTGCTAAGATGAATTGTTTTGGGCTTAGCACTATAGTTAAAATTGTGTTAAGGCAAGAGTAAAGGTTAAAGTAAGGGGATAGTTGTAACTATAGATAAAGGAAAGAGCTCAAAGGTATGTTCAGTTCCAAACTTCTCTACAAATTTTTGATCCTACGCATATTTCATGGTTCATTGTTGCCAGGAGTTTTGCTTAATTTGTATATAATACTTAGCTTCCTATGCACTGAGTGTGTTAATCGTCCCTCCTACACATCCTGCTAACCATCAACACTGTCAAAACAATATCCCTGATCAGTGCAGCTGCAGAGTGTGAGGAAAGGAgggagtgggaggaggagggcaaGAATTCTGCTGTTTCTCTGATCTCTGTGTGTTGAAACAGAGGCAGTGAATGAGACGGTCTGTGATCTGCCGTGGTGTAAACAGGGAAGCTGGCATGCAAGAGAATGAGATTTATGTTCATATGGTGCCCTTAGTACCATCTTTGTGTCAAATTGTTCATGCATTTTTGAATGAAGtgaataaacaaaacatcatcAAGGGGGTTCTTGttcttttcatgtttaaaaatatgcCTAATTGTCTCTATCAGAGCTAATTTAGGATTAGATCTGTTTTAGTCTGTAAGATGGATTTCACTTCAGCATGCATAGATTTATGGTGGGGGAAATATGagaagtagagctgaaacagttagtcaatcgattaatctgtcggcCAATTGAGTGAAAATAATTCTGCAATAACAGGAGAGCAAGGGAAGTAATTCAGAGCAATGGGCAATGACCAAGCTCAAGACAAAATCTGACATGCCCCGAAGAGCAAATTGGTGTTTTTAATGAGGGTGCCCATACAAAAGTAGTTGGACATAGTGCTAAGGCACTGGAACAATTTGCTATGAAAAGAACATGTGGCTCTCATTTGCCCCTTCGAGACCagaaaatgagagaggaaaacagTGCAAGAATAAAGCAGGCTAAAAGGCAGTAGTCCAATCGAGACATTGCGTGATGGGAAGGGAGCCCAGTCAACATGAAATAGTAACTATTTTCGGATTCCATGGTAGCAGGCCAGATGTTATCCAATTTTATTTGAAAGAATTCtttgaatgttatttttttttaatcctctatggtctgaatatctttgtatgattgGTTGCAATGCTGTTTTGACTTCTCATGCTGTCATTAGTTTTATATCTTGCATGATCCTATTGTGCCATTTACATTCTTTATATTGTCTTATATTTTCATTCTTGACTATTGCATCTCATTTTAACCATCCAGTGAGAGTAGAGTAATTGCAGAAAGTACAGTCGTAATGCATTAAGCCCCTTTGAACTCATTACTCTGACATAAGGTGTATCTTTGTGACCTTATAGATAGTTTCATTAAAACTTGACTTTGTTTGTtaatttgtgttgcattttactgataatatcatttatttaattgatgGTAATATTGCGTTTCCTCAATTATTGCAAAATGTATCCTTAAAGAATACATTTAACATCATAAAATGATTGTTTCATTCAAAACTAGGCTTTAGTAAAGCTGAATAAATtatgttctctttttttatacTTCCTATTTCTAGTTGTACTGTGAAGTGAAGGTCAAGCGTGAAGGAATCGGACTGGACACTGGGAGGCAGGAAGAGCACGATGTTGTGCATCGGCTCAGTATGCGTTCAACCAGCACTGGCTCCAGTCTGCTCAGTGACAACTCCCACTCCCagcagctcagcagcagcagtcagtcaGAACTGAGCAGACACCCAGCATTACCTGGTTTGGGtcacaacagcaacatcagTGGCAGTGGTGGGAGAGATAGTCAACAGTCCGCCTGTTTCCAGGCAGACAGCCTCTGTGAATTTAATATTGGTGGTCAGTTTAATCAGAATGACCATTTACAAGCTGAGCTGGTGGATGAATTGAGATCCAGAGGCCCTTGGAAGCAAGACTCAGTCACTGATAGCAAGGAGGCATTGGACACATCGGAGCTGGAGGCTGTTTTACACGGAGCCCCTGGATGTGGAGTGGTACAGAAAAATGGCTCTGAAGGGAATGAAAGTCCTCTGTGGGGAGAGCTGAGTTGTGGCAGCACCAAGAAGAAGAACACCACTGCTCTCAATGCTGTGAGTCAtttaaagtatatattttttaaatttgctatAAGCTCTGTATTTATATACAGATTAGACACATCagagtgtttttaatttctttcatttccttctcTGCTTCTTTGTTACAAACATTTTGATCATCAGTGTTCCTGTAATCCTCCTGTATATACCTGTTTTAGTCATCCTTTGGTTTCTTTGACTAGAAAATCCTCTTTATCTGCCTGACCATCAATTCAAAATCCTACATTTGTTTTGCACATTACTTTAGCAATACACAGTTACCAACTTGCCTCTGTTtcccccttctctctgtctcaggcTCTGAAAGAGATCGCCCGTGTCAGTGAGGAGCTATGTAGCTACCAGTATGAGATCAGAAAGAAGAGTGGGGATAAGAGGTAAATAAATCCCCCTTGCTATGATAACTTCCTGGCGCCAACTTGTACCTACAGCATGGTAATCACTGTTCTTGTCTTGATTTACTTATTATGTATATAATCTCAGTGCCAGGTTTGTCTCAGTGCAGTAAGTGAattataaatcatattttaacatatttctcTTGCAAATGGAATTAGTTACAAATTATATGTAAATAGGTTgataaaaattataattaaagtaataaatatattttatggtttAATTCCCTTCAGGAATCGATCTGAATCCTTGTGCCTCCCGGAGGAGAGGGAGATGCTGCAAGGGCACGATAAAACCGGACTGGAAGCGGATGAAGCACCTTGCGACCTCAGCCAGATCTACGAAGACCTGCGGGCCTTGGAGAGGGAAAACTGGATCACCTTGTCACCAGATAACACCTGGCAGGCCACCAGAGGGCCAGACGAATCCTGGAGAATGAGTGCCACTGATCCAGACAGCTACcatgacacacagacaagcCCTGAAGTACTGTCTGAGATGGATATAGCAGCCCCGCCCATCCCTCCCCGCTCCTCCTCCTGGAATCTGAGTAGCCCCACCCATCCAGACTCAGAACTCCACATCCCAGAATCCCCCATGACGACAGTGAGGAAGTGCCATAGCCCGTGTGTTCTAGTGGACAGAAAGTGTAGCAGTCCATCCATCGTCAGGAAGTTTGAGGCTATGCTCCAAGAAAACGAAGGAAAGGTTTTAATAGACGGTGTGGTAGCATCGTGCGCTGTACCCGTTAGCTCTAACTGTAACATGGGCTGCTGCCACAGCCGCTGGTCCTGTGATGCAAGCAAGTTCATTGGCAGTAAGTTGTCTACGTATGGGACTGTCCAGAAAAGTTTCTCCGAGGTCAACATATTGAGTGCTGGAAAAGACCCAGATTACAGCCCTGGTGTTGGGAACTTACAAAGCCCTGAGCTACAATTACCTCCGATTGTCAAAGACTTACCTGTAGAGTTGCTATTGTCTTCTCTGGAAATACCAACTACCAGCCCCAACATCCAGGGTTCCAAAAGAAACATAATGCTGGaacaaaaaacagctgagttcAACAGAACTTTGTTTCAGGCGGAGATGGGCCGTGGCGTAGAGGAGCAAGACAGTTTTACAGCAACAGATGCCCGCTCTGTGGGTTGCCAACCAGCCATTTCAGCAGCTTGTGCGTCAGATGAGGTTTTACTTCCCAGGGAGAGTAAATTTCAGCCACGTTGTACTGATGTCACTGCTAGTGTCATGGGCGTACATCCTGAAGCCACATTATCTCTGTCCACCTTGGATTCCCCTAATCAGAAGCCCGAGGTCCAACCGAGGCGAAGCAGATGTGGTGCTGAAGTTCAAAAAGTCAGAATGAAGCAGGAAATCCCGTCTGGCCTTTCACCTGAACAGTCACAGGCTGGACTCAGGGAAGCAAGCACGATAACCTCTCAGAGAACCGCACACCGTTCTGAGGTCAAGCACAAAGTTCGAACAGCAAGCAGTCCTTCcaggaaaacacaacacagagcagCCACAGAGGCTCCCTTTTCTGAGACTGTCTTGCCTGCAAATACCCAGCCAGGTCAGAATGTGGAGGGTTCCAGCTCCAAGAATGAGAATCCCCATGGAGCAAAGCTTCAGCCAGCCAGGGTTGGTGTCTCACCCCAGCAGCCCTCTGCTGagaacaaacaaagacagatgaCACAGCCAGGGCACCAGACGCAGCCAAAGCATgcatctcttccttcctcccaGTCTGACTCTTCCAGACCTGGACCTCGAATGATGAATGACCATCCTTGGAAGCCCCTCACTCTGGCTGCGTATCCACGGCCCGAGGGATCCAGGTCCAACTACGGGGCAGTGGAAAGGATTCTGAAGAATTATGAGAGTGCAGCCCGGGCTCAACAGAACCAGAGCCAACAGAGTGAAATGACTTCAAGTCCTAACCTCAGCGTCAAGCAGGAGGAGAACGCAACAGAACTGGACATGCTGGACACACATCCTCTGCCCTTACCTCCTActctgagacacacacagcCCTCACACACCTCACAGACAGACACCACACATTCACAACTCAGCAGCCACAATGTCATGGGAGTGACAGAGATACAGCTTACAGTGCAGGTGGGTAGTTGACATTTTGTTATtactaaaatgaaattaaatcaaactaTATTTTTAAGGCCAGTTACACCAGTGCACCTGGATGAACTTGCACATTTCATTCTGTTCCCTTCCATTTGGAAATACTAAGCGATTGCCCTTGACTGAGGACAGCTCCGGTGGGAATGTTGTTTATTTCTGGTATGTGCTAAGAGACAGAAGCAGGCCAAAGCCTCCATTATAATCTGTGCATCTGGGCCATTCCATTGCTTAAAGGCTCCTAACAAAAGGAACTGATGTTGTGGCATATAAAGTTAACTTGGCAGGAGGTCTATCACCCTCATGTccctccatttaaaaaaaactttcatctTGCAGTCCTTCCACAGGGCCTCAGTGCAAGTGTTTTTCTGGCCTTTGTGTTGTAATTACAGATGTATCTGGAAGAAGCCAGCTGACTAAATGCCCTTGGCAGACCACAGGGAGCAAGAAAGCTGAAGCGGTTACGCTGCTTTAAAGTCATGCAAATGTTAAAGAAATTGTGGAAACGATTATCAAGCCAATTTTATTTGACCTCATGAAAAGAATGTAATTAGAGGCACCACTTTAGTTTAACCTTAACCGATGAGCACGTTCCAAAATAAAATTACAAGATCCTGTGAAGTGGCAGTTGAACTGCAGCACGTGCAAGGTATTTTAATTCAGttgcttttctcttttaacCGAAAGGAATTGGATCATCTTCTTTGCCCTGTTGTTTTCCCAGGACAGGGCTGAATTTATCAGTCTTCCTGTTTGAAGTATGCTTGTCGTCTTCTCTAGGGTCAAGAAGACTACAGATGGAACACGTGACACAATGTAAAGTATCTGAGTGGCTGAATTTGATCGTTGATAGAACGGTGTGATAATCCTAAACGTTAATTCATTTGTTTCTCCACAGGAGAAAGAAGAGTCTGGCTTCTCCTCGTCCTCCGTCCAGAAGAACTTCTCGAGGCCTGCCCGCCCAGCCAATCGACGCCTCCCCTCCCGATGGGCCAGTCGCTCccccacttcctcctcctccacctcctcgtCTCCCTCTACCACCCCTGTCGTACCTCCATCCTTCCCGCTCCAGAAACACACTTCCTCCTTTACCTACTCACACGCCTTTCACATAGAGACCGTCATCATTTGATCTTCACCTTGAACAACTAGAAGCCTTCAGTGATAACCTTCCCTTTTCTCTCCATTACTGTTGTACATACCAAACCCAGACTTATCTCCACTCCCCCAGACTCAGAAGTGCTTTAGTTGTGAGTTCGCCAACTCACTTTCAGAATGTATGTGGCATTCAGTGGAGCCAAGCTGACCAAGGCAAGAAAAGGATCCGAAGAAGCTTCAGTTATTCAGCAGTATGCTCTGATTATCCTTCCAGGCATCATGCATCTCCTCAAACATCACTTTTAAAAGGAATAATGACATCCAAAGCATCATTCATTCATGCCAGCCATCTGAATGGATATCCTATGCTCAGGATTCTAGCCTTGACTAGTGTAGCCTTGCAGATCTACCAACAACAGACCCTTCACTATTTTCCTCTgttctatatactgtatatacacctTAAAGTGATGCTAGCTCATATTCAAATGGTGTACACATTTTCAGccaaacaaaatacagtatgatgtatttatgatgtactgttttttattttgtgtgcaacattatgttttgtgtggggttttttttgcacaaaatagGATGTTACATACACAATATGCAGCATCATGTTGGATTCAGATATAAAGCAGTGGAGCAAAGATTTCCCCTAACGTCACTTTCTCAGTGTGCTGGATAAAGCAGTGTTGGTTTTTCTGCCTTCTTGAATATAAATACTTGCAGTACATGCCTGAACTGTACCTTGCctgtgacaaaaacattttgctttacATTCACGACTGGCTTTACATTTTTCATGCGTATTTACTTGATATCGACAGATTAAAATGTGAGTTCCTTTTTTATAACTTTGTACCAAAGGCTGGTTTCTTTATATGCATTTTCTtgatttgaaaattaaatgcaTTGTCTGTAATGGCATTTATTTCTGCTGTCCTCTCATTGCTGATCTTTTCCAATCAAAATGTAATGTTAAATTTCATTCATGAGAGCCCGCTTTTGTGCATAAAATAGATAATGATGCTtactgagaagaaaaaaatgaaaagccttttttctacttttactaaTTCTGAA
The sequence above is drawn from the Thunnus maccoyii chromosome 10, fThuMac1.1, whole genome shotgun sequence genome and encodes:
- the soga3a gene encoding protein SOGA3a, with the translated sequence TPCLFLSLQLEARERAELVSGGVQLAAGPGTVASRSNREQHDETSTLRREREAQRRLLADTHSTAMDLRCRLEHNERDWSREKAELLERFDVERREWESQLKDMQKKIEELYCEVKVKREGIGLDTGRQEEHDVVHRLSMRSTSTGSSLLSDNSHSQQLSSSSQSELSRHPALPGLGHNSNISGSGGRDSQQSACFQADSLCEFNIGGQFNQNDHLQAELVDELRSRGPWKQDSVTDSKEALDTSELEAVLHGAPGCGVVQKNGSEGNESPLWGELSCGSTKKKNTTALNAALKEIARVSEELCSYQYEIRKKSGDKRNRSESLCLPEEREMLQGHDKTGLEADEAPCDLSQIYEDLRALERENWITLSPDNTWQATRGPDESWRMSATDPDSYHDTQTSPEVLSEMDIAAPPIPPRSSSWNLSSPTHPDSELHIPESPMTTVRKCHSPCVLVDRKCSSPSIVRKFEAMLQENEGKVLIDGVVASCAVPVSSNCNMGCCHSRWSCDASKFIGSKLSTYGTVQKSFSEVNILSAGKDPDYSPGVGNLQSPELQLPPIVKDLPVELLLSSLEIPTTSPNIQGSKRNIMLEQKTAEFNRTLFQAEMGRGVEEQDSFTATDARSVGCQPAISAACASDEVLLPRESKFQPRCTDVTASVMGVHPEATLSLSTLDSPNQKPEVQPRRSRCGAEVQKVRMKQEIPSGLSPEQSQAGLREASTITSQRTAHRSEVKHKVRTASSPSRKTQHRAATEAPFSETVLPANTQPGQNVEGSSSKNENPHGAKLQPARVGVSPQQPSAENKQRQMTQPGHQTQPKHASLPSSQSDSSRPGPRMMNDHPWKPLTLAAYPRPEGSRSNYGAVERILKNYESAARAQQNQSQQSEMTSSPNLSVKQEENATELDMLDTHPLPLPPTLRHTQPSHTSQTDTTHSQLSSHNVMGVTEIQLTVQEKEESGFSSSSVQKNFSRPARPANRRLPSRWASRSPTSSSSTSSSPSTTPVVPPSFPLQKHTSSFTYSHAFHIETVII